Proteins found in one Rhodoflexus caldus genomic segment:
- a CDS encoding HD domain-containing protein, with translation MWQSELVLKALTLAGEAHANQTIQGLERPYLEHVTGVTMEALRAALTDSSLDYDLLICCGLLHDVVEDTSVSLEIIEEQFGRRIAMGVSALTKNEALPKEQQMPDSLSRILALKQPEINILKMADRCNNLRQPPPQWNAQQIKSYYEEAIYILETLRGVNQAIENRLAERIENYRRYWQ, from the coding sequence ATGTGGCAGTCTGAACTTGTTTTAAAAGCACTTACGCTGGCAGGTGAAGCCCATGCGAACCAAACCATACAAGGCTTGGAAAGACCCTATTTGGAACATGTAACAGGTGTAACAATGGAGGCACTCCGTGCCGCACTCACAGACAGCAGTTTAGATTATGACCTGCTGATTTGCTGCGGATTGCTGCACGATGTGGTAGAAGACACCTCCGTTTCGCTGGAAATCATTGAAGAGCAGTTTGGCCGTCGGATAGCTATGGGAGTTTCTGCCCTGACCAAAAACGAGGCTTTGCCCAAAGAACAACAAATGCCCGACAGCCTAAGCCGCATTTTGGCACTGAAACAGCCTGAAATCAACATTCTGAAAATGGCCGACCGCTGCAACAATTTGCGCCAGCCTCCCCCGCAATGGAATGCACAACAAATCAAATCCTACTACGAAGAAGCTATCTATATTTTGGAAACCCTGCGCGGCGTTAATCAGGCCATAGAAAACCGTCTGGCAGAGCGTATTGAAAATTACCGCCGCTATTGGCAATAG